Below is a window of Aeromonas veronii DNA.
ATGAGCCAGTGACGGTCGGTGTCTTCGGCCTGAATTCGTAGCAACAGGTCGGCACCGAAGAAACCTTTATCCAGCAGGGTCACCGACTTGTCCGGCAATGAGTGAATGAACTCACTGGCCAGGGGGATTTCCCCTTTGCGATAAGGGCTGATGGCCGCGTTGGCAATGACATGCGAGCGGACATTCATCAGCGTGACCAGCCGCAGCATTGGATAGGGTGTCTGCCGGTTGGTTGACGTGTTACCCGAGCCGAAATGCGCCCTGAGTTCAGGCATATCCTGGGTACGAAACAGGGCTCCATCGATGGCAAAGACCTGTAAACCGTGCCACTGGTCTTCAGGATAACGTTCCCGTCCCCACACATCGGCACACTGCTTGAACAGCCACTCGAGCGGCTGTTTGCCGAGTCGCTGACGGGCTTGAGACAGGGCACTGTCCGCGAGCAAGGCGTCATTGGCCAACCCTTCTGCACAGATATTGAGGCGCCGAGCGACCTCGGAGATGGGCTCATTACGGAAAAAGGCCATCCCCACGACGAGCCACAAGACCATATCAGAAGGTAAGCGGCGTCGGCGGATAGTGGCCTTTTCAGACAAGGCGGCAGCGGCAGTAATCCATTCGTCGGGAATATGGTCGGCAAAAATTGCCAGCCGAGCCAGCATGTCGCCAGATGTCTCAACAACATCGCTCAGGTCGTTTGCAATAGACATAAAAAAATCCGGAACCAGTGATTGGTTCCGGATTGTCCTACAGCAGAAGGATCGGTCAATGGATCC
It encodes the following:
- a CDS encoding IS4 family transposase; translation: MSIANDLSDVVETSGDMLARLAIFADHIPDEWITAAAALSEKATIRRRRLPSDMVLWLVVGMAFFRNEPISEVARRLNICAEGLANDALLADSALSQARQRLGKQPLEWLFKQCADVWGRERYPEDQWHGLQVFAIDGALFRTQDMPELRAHFGSGNTSTNRQTPYPMLRLVTLMNVRSHVIANAAISPYRKGEIPLASEFIHSLPDKSVTLLDKGFFGADLLLRIQAEDTDRHWLIPERKGLVYTELERYGDGDRLLQMTVSPQARKKNPALPTHWQVRAVTYEVAGKEKTVFTSLPVTRFSAAQVATLYHERWEIELGYRDIKSAMQHNAITLRSKKVDLVYQELWGLLLGYNLVRREASQAAVAHQRAPNEVSFKFACQFIANQMAVMAGAISPAHTPRRLAELRGSIGVMFIEKRPRPSRPRAVKISKTRFPVDRNAAPLK